In one Bacillus sp. PK3_68 genomic region, the following are encoded:
- the nhaC gene encoding Na+/H+ antiporter NhaC has product MKKTKAPSLAIALIPIIAMVTFLFAGIFIFEADAHIPLLLSAVVAAIIAIYLGHTWKEIEKGIISAVTLAMQALLILMVIGTIIGTWLAGGIVPTMIYYGLDILSPAYFLPAAAVICSIVAIASGNAWTAAGTIGIAIMGIGAGLGVNLAMVAGAVISGCYFGDKISPLSETTNMSPGITGVELFDHIRHMLYTTIPALILSVIIYFFMGLSFKGKGAGIDEITALQNQLNDIFIISPWLLLVPIIVLGLIAMKTPALPGLVIGSILGAIVAITVQGVAIGDILGIMVYGFEMETGNEVLDNLLNNGGTEAMMYTVSLVMIAMSFGGILEVSGVLETLVNSLLKLAKSTGSLIATTVVTCITANVIACDQYLSILLPGRMYIKAYRKRRLHPKNLSRTLEDAGTMTSPLVPWNTCGAFMTATLGVSTFQYAPYALLCLISPVIAILYGFTGFKIEKLSQAEIDRLDAEEQAIKVS; this is encoded by the coding sequence ATGAAAAAAACTAAAGCACCTTCACTCGCCATTGCGCTAATCCCTATTATTGCTATGGTTACATTCCTGTTCGCCGGGATTTTTATTTTTGAAGCTGATGCTCATATTCCACTTTTATTAAGTGCAGTCGTAGCAGCTATCATAGCGATTTATCTCGGCCATACGTGGAAGGAAATAGAAAAAGGGATTATTAGTGCAGTGACGCTAGCGATGCAGGCTCTTTTGATCTTAATGGTTATCGGGACGATCATCGGCACATGGCTTGCCGGCGGAATCGTTCCAACGATGATTTATTATGGGCTTGATATTTTATCGCCTGCCTATTTCCTGCCGGCTGCTGCCGTCATTTGCAGCATTGTAGCCATTGCTTCAGGAAATGCTTGGACAGCAGCCGGTACTATCGGCATCGCCATCATGGGAATCGGAGCAGGTCTCGGTGTTAACTTAGCGATGGTGGCCGGAGCAGTAATTTCCGGCTGTTATTTTGGGGATAAAATTTCACCGCTTTCCGAAACAACGAATATGTCACCAGGGATTACCGGGGTGGAGCTATTCGATCATATTCGTCATATGCTATATACAACGATTCCTGCCTTAATTCTCTCTGTTATTATCTATTTCTTTATGGGACTCTCATTTAAAGGAAAAGGGGCCGGCATTGATGAGATTACGGCTCTTCAAAATCAGTTGAATGACATTTTTATTATTAGTCCATGGCTTTTACTTGTCCCTATTATTGTACTCGGTCTGATCGCCATGAAAACACCAGCGCTTCCTGGACTTGTCATTGGCTCGATCTTAGGCGCAATCGTAGCCATTACTGTACAAGGCGTAGCTATTGGGGACATTTTGGGTATCATGGTCTACGGATTTGAGATGGAAACAGGCAATGAGGTTCTTGATAATCTACTAAATAATGGCGGTACAGAAGCCATGATGTATACGGTATCGCTTGTCATGATCGCTATGAGCTTCGGAGGAATTCTAGAAGTGAGCGGTGTGCTTGAAACACTCGTCAACAGCTTGCTAAAGCTTGCTAAATCTACCGGAAGTCTGATCGCCACTACAGTTGTTACTTGTATTACAGCAAACGTTATTGCTTGTGATCAATACTTATCCATCCTTCTTCCGGGGCGTATGTACATTAAAGCATATAGAAAGCGCCGACTTCATCCAAAGAATTTATCGAGAACATTGGAAGATGCCGGTACAATGACTTCTCCACTTGTCCCTTGGAACACATGTGGAGCTTTCATGACTGCTACTCTGGGAGTTTCTACTTTCCAATATGCCCCGTATGCTTTGCTTTGCCTTATTAGCCCAGTCATTGCTATATTATATGGATTTACCGGTTTTAAAATAGAAAAACTTTCCCAAGCAGAAATTGATCGCTTGGATGCAGAGGAACAGGCTATCAAAGTTAGTTAA
- a CDS encoding Na+/H+ antiporter family protein, whose amino-acid sequence MNAVVIAVIAMLLLSLLRVNVVFSLITGALIGGIIGGLGIEGTVGAFSEGVGGGANVALSYAALGGFAVALSSTGLPTALVEFVLKRIGNKEEARKKKLPKALIVFFILLVAISSQNLIPVHIAFIPILIPPLLQILNEMQIDRRLIASVLTFGLVTPYMLLPVGFGQIFHEIVATNITESGLKVETNEIATAMIYPAIGMLCGLLIAVFFSYRKPRVYEQKEVMAADVETEGYTKSGVIMAIIAIVAALAAQLWTDSMVFGALGGIMVLYVTGALRWNEADSVLTAGMRMMAFIGFVMIAASGFAKVMSATGDVERLVEQSAHLIGGNQSLGALLMLIVGLLVTMGIGSSFSTVPIIATIFVPLALELGFSPMATIVLVGTAGALGDAGSPASDSTLGPTAGLNVDGQHNHIWDTCVPTFLHYNIPVILFGWLAAMVL is encoded by the coding sequence ATGAATGCTGTAGTAATAGCTGTTATCGCCATGCTCCTCCTCAGTCTACTTCGAGTGAACGTTGTGTTTTCATTAATTACGGGTGCACTGATCGGGGGAATAATTGGCGGTTTAGGAATAGAAGGAACGGTTGGTGCTTTTTCAGAGGGAGTTGGAGGCGGAGCAAACGTCGCTCTTAGTTATGCGGCACTTGGCGGCTTTGCAGTCGCTTTATCCAGCACAGGACTGCCGACAGCGCTTGTTGAATTTGTATTAAAGCGTATTGGAAATAAAGAAGAAGCACGCAAGAAAAAATTGCCTAAAGCTCTTATTGTCTTTTTTATTTTATTAGTCGCAATTTCTTCTCAAAATTTAATTCCTGTTCATATTGCTTTTATTCCGATATTAATTCCACCGCTTTTACAAATTTTAAACGAAATGCAAATAGACCGTCGCCTCATAGCGTCTGTACTGACATTCGGCCTTGTCACGCCTTACATGCTGCTTCCTGTCGGTTTTGGGCAAATTTTTCATGAAATTGTAGCTACAAACATCACGGAAAGTGGATTAAAGGTGGAAACAAATGAGATAGCAACGGCGATGATTTATCCGGCAATCGGAATGCTTTGCGGCCTGCTCATTGCTGTCTTCTTTTCTTACCGGAAGCCGAGAGTGTATGAACAAAAAGAAGTAATGGCTGCTGATGTAGAAACGGAAGGATATACAAAATCGGGAGTAATAATGGCTATTATTGCTATTGTAGCAGCGCTTGCCGCCCAGCTTTGGACAGATTCAATGGTGTTTGGAGCATTAGGAGGCATTATGGTCCTATACGTTACGGGAGCATTGCGATGGAATGAAGCCGACAGTGTGTTAACAGCTGGAATGCGAATGATGGCGTTCATTGGTTTTGTTATGATTGCCGCTTCCGGCTTTGCCAAAGTAATGAGTGCAACAGGGGATGTAGAGCGGCTTGTAGAACAGTCGGCCCACCTCATTGGAGGCAACCAGTCACTCGGGGCATTATTGATGCTGATCGTCGGCTTGCTCGTAACCATGGGAATTGGTTCATCGTTCTCGACTGTTCCAATTATTGCAACGATCTTCGTGCCGCTCGCACTTGAGCTTGGCTTTAGCCCTATGGCGACGATTGTACTTGTCGGAACAGCAGGAGCACTTGGAGACGCCGGATCTCCTGCTTCGGACAGCACGTTAGGACCGACAGCTGGCTTGAATGTAGACGGGCAGCATAACCATATTTGGGATACGTGTGTGCCAACTTTCTTGCACTATAATATCCCGGTTATCTTATTTGGCTGGCTGGCTGCTATGGTTTTATAA
- a CDS encoding leucyl aminopeptidase has protein sequence MFNVKTDSFYSQKEELLLIGLYDRPLKFDGELARLDEAMNGELTELVKEGDISAKQGEIIIIPTLGRISAKRLLFVGLGKEKQAEFHTIKETIGAAIQKMNRIKLSSAAVALDSFVCETIEPDEAAQAFSEAFGLASYEFKGYKQPSNEPEQFIEQMTIYTGADSEEVKAALHVGYVLSQGTNSARTLVNTPANMLTAADLAEHAKKLADKYGFELEILEKADMEKLGMGALLAVNKGSVAPPKMITLKYQPQEEWQNVLGFVGKGITFDTGGYSLKTKDGLVGMKMDMGGAAAVLGAMEIIGELKPDQNVVAVIPSTDNMINGEALKPDDVITSMSGKTIEVLNTDAEGRLVLADAMTYAKHHKADYLVDVATLTGGVIVALGTDKTGALTNNKDFLEEVLAASKEAGEFIWQLPLTENDKKRIRSSKIADLNNSPGREGHAIMGGGFIGEFAEETPWVHLDIAGTADTNKAGALGPAGATGVMARTLALLAVRKTEA, from the coding sequence ATGTTTAATGTGAAAACCGACTCATTTTATAGCCAAAAAGAAGAGCTCTTGCTTATCGGTCTGTATGACCGTCCCCTCAAGTTTGACGGCGAACTCGCTAGGCTTGATGAAGCGATGAATGGCGAATTAACAGAGCTTGTCAAAGAAGGGGACATTTCGGCGAAGCAAGGTGAAATCATCATCATTCCGACATTAGGAAGAATTTCTGCTAAAAGGCTGCTCTTCGTAGGGCTTGGCAAAGAAAAGCAAGCTGAGTTTCATACCATAAAAGAGACTATCGGTGCAGCTATACAAAAAATGAACAGAATCAAGTTAAGTTCTGCGGCTGTCGCTCTCGATAGCTTTGTATGTGAAACGATTGAACCAGATGAAGCGGCCCAAGCTTTTAGTGAAGCGTTCGGTCTGGCTTCCTATGAATTTAAAGGATACAAACAACCCTCTAATGAGCCTGAACAATTCATTGAACAAATGACCATCTATACAGGGGCGGACAGTGAAGAGGTAAAAGCTGCCCTGCATGTTGGCTATGTGCTCAGCCAGGGAACCAATTCTGCCCGCACACTTGTCAATACACCAGCCAATATGCTAACAGCTGCTGATTTAGCAGAACATGCTAAAAAACTGGCCGATAAATATGGATTTGAATTGGAAATTCTTGAAAAAGCAGATATGGAAAAGCTTGGAATGGGAGCGCTGCTTGCTGTGAACAAAGGATCGGTAGCGCCTCCAAAAATGATTACGCTAAAATATCAGCCCCAGGAAGAGTGGCAAAATGTATTGGGATTCGTTGGAAAAGGCATTACCTTTGATACCGGTGGCTATTCTTTGAAAACAAAGGACGGACTTGTTGGTATGAAAATGGATATGGGTGGTGCAGCTGCCGTATTAGGAGCGATGGAAATCATCGGTGAACTGAAGCCAGATCAAAATGTAGTAGCTGTCATTCCTTCAACAGACAATATGATCAATGGTGAGGCGCTGAAGCCTGATGATGTGATTACATCCATGAGCGGGAAGACGATTGAAGTGTTGAATACGGACGCAGAGGGACGGCTCGTGCTAGCAGATGCGATGACATATGCTAAGCATCACAAAGCTGATTATTTAGTCGACGTAGCCACTTTAACAGGAGGAGTCATTGTAGCACTTGGAACTGATAAGACAGGTGCGCTCACGAATAATAAGGATTTCCTGGAGGAAGTATTAGCTGCATCTAAGGAAGCAGGGGAGTTTATTTGGCAATTGCCGCTCACAGAAAACGATAAAAAGCGCATTCGCAGCAGTAAAATTGCCGATTTAAATAATTCACCAGGTCGCGAGGGCCATGCGATCATGGGAGGAGGTTTTATTGGAGAATTTGCTGAAGAGACGCCATGGGTCCATCTAGATATCGCTGGAACAGCTGATACAAATAAGGCAGGGGCTCTAGGTCCTGCTGGAGCTACAGGTGTCATGGCACGCACGCTTGCCTTATTGGCGGTAAGAAAAACAGAGGCATAA
- a CDS encoding molybdopterin-dependent oxidoreductase: protein MPWEKERVDMNIYSQGEVEKWVYSTCNICSVGCGCYTAVKDGEIVGIKGNSEHPINRGRLGPKGENQWYANNSPDRLRTPLIRNETGNLEPASWDEAMDLFVKKAKQTLKENGSNSVAIYSTGQGFLEDYYTIAKFGRTGLRTHLLDANTRLCTATTEFCLLQSFGADGTPASFDDIDETDTLMLFGHNLVETGTVLFERIMERKQKTGKPYIIVVDPRKTLTAKEADLHLQLYPGTNVALLNGVINEIVKRGYVDQAFIDAYTIGINGMTESLKEWTLEKTADTTGISKAKLEKAIEKLGTSASLVTTTLQGTYQSADATTACVAINNLHLIRGLIGKPGCGPLHMAGQPSSSANRTAGGVGTYPAHRNPANPKHIEEMAQLWNVDKATLPVGPEKGIEEQISMIENGEIGLFWNIGTNSLVSLPNRQRAKKALASTFVVVQDAFLTETATVADVVLPVALWGEKEGTMENADRTINLLRKAVEPPEGAKSDFDIFLDFSKRMDFKDRDGQPLISYTTPEECFEEFKKISKGRPCDMTGITYERLEKENGLRWPVKDENSPGTVRLYSEFVFHTTTDDAQSFGKDQLTGRVLTKTEFERKGAEGRAILHPTHYIPPAEQPTSDYPTWLTTGRLVWHWHTRTKTARSPHLQMAAQHGYVEINTEDAKKWAIVQGEVVRVSSPRGWIEVPARIGDVVQQGLVFVPFHFGSWEKKEAANELTADFTDPLSKQPTFKQAACRVEKIRREHQVDSGESLEYIAEQYGLSVEDLKRANQLTTPYDIQMGESLEIPLSVINTPLPPYMPYRKKV, encoded by the coding sequence ATGCCTTGGGAAAAAGAACGGGTAGACATGAACATATACAGCCAGGGAGAAGTGGAGAAGTGGGTGTATAGCACCTGCAATATTTGCTCGGTAGGCTGCGGCTGTTATACAGCTGTAAAAGACGGAGAAATCGTTGGTATCAAAGGGAATAGTGAACATCCGATTAACAGAGGAAGACTTGGGCCAAAAGGAGAGAATCAATGGTATGCGAACAATAGCCCCGACCGGTTGCGGACTCCATTAATTCGCAACGAAACAGGAAATCTGGAGCCTGCTTCCTGGGATGAGGCAATGGATCTCTTTGTGAAGAAAGCGAAACAAACACTCAAAGAGAACGGCTCAAACAGCGTGGCTATTTATTCGACAGGACAGGGGTTTTTAGAAGATTACTATACAATCGCTAAGTTTGGCCGGACTGGATTACGGACCCACCTTCTTGATGCCAATACTCGCCTTTGTACAGCGACAACAGAATTTTGTTTGTTGCAGTCTTTCGGTGCAGATGGGACGCCGGCTTCCTTTGATGACATCGATGAAACAGATACGTTAATGCTGTTTGGTCATAATCTTGTGGAAACAGGTACGGTCTTATTTGAAAGGATTATGGAAAGAAAGCAAAAGACAGGGAAGCCTTATATAATTGTGGTGGATCCGAGAAAAACCTTAACAGCAAAAGAAGCAGATTTGCATCTGCAGCTATATCCTGGAACGAATGTGGCCCTATTAAATGGGGTCATTAACGAAATTGTCAAAAGAGGATATGTCGATCAAGCGTTTATTGATGCTTACACAATTGGCATTAATGGGATGACAGAATCTTTGAAGGAGTGGACACTCGAAAAAACAGCAGATACCACTGGAATATCGAAAGCAAAGTTAGAGAAAGCTATCGAGAAGTTAGGTACATCTGCATCACTTGTTACTACTACACTTCAGGGCACATACCAGAGCGCAGATGCTACTACGGCTTGTGTAGCTATTAATAATTTACATTTAATCCGCGGATTAATTGGCAAGCCGGGCTGCGGGCCACTACATATGGCCGGACAGCCAAGTTCATCGGCGAACCGAACAGCGGGAGGAGTAGGAACCTATCCAGCACACCGCAATCCTGCAAATCCTAAACATATAGAGGAAATGGCTCAATTATGGAATGTGGATAAAGCTACGCTCCCAGTTGGTCCAGAAAAAGGGATTGAAGAACAAATTTCCATGATTGAAAACGGAGAAATCGGCCTATTTTGGAATATAGGTACGAATTCACTTGTTTCCCTTCCAAACCGTCAGCGTGCGAAGAAAGCACTCGCGAGTACCTTTGTTGTCGTTCAGGATGCTTTCTTGACTGAAACAGCCACAGTCGCAGATGTTGTTTTGCCTGTGGCCTTGTGGGGAGAAAAGGAAGGAACGATGGAAAATGCGGACCGTACGATCAACCTTCTTCGGAAAGCAGTTGAACCGCCAGAAGGTGCAAAGTCAGACTTTGACATCTTTTTAGACTTTTCCAAGCGGATGGATTTTAAAGACAGAGACGGTCAGCCGTTGATTTCGTATACAACTCCTGAAGAGTGTTTTGAAGAGTTCAAGAAAATATCTAAAGGCAGACCATGTGATATGACAGGAATCACTTATGAAAGATTAGAGAAGGAAAACGGGCTGCGCTGGCCAGTGAAGGATGAAAACTCTCCTGGGACTGTGCGCCTTTATTCTGAATTTGTCTTCCATACGACTACAGATGACGCCCAAAGTTTTGGCAAGGATCAGCTCACCGGCCGGGTATTAACAAAAACAGAGTTTGAGAGAAAAGGAGCGGAAGGACGTGCCATCCTTCATCCGACTCACTATATACCGCCAGCCGAGCAGCCAACTTCAGACTATCCAACCTGGTTAACAACAGGACGGCTCGTCTGGCATTGGCATACAAGGACAAAAACAGCGCGCTCCCCGCACTTGCAAATGGCAGCCCAGCACGGGTATGTCGAAATTAATACAGAAGACGCGAAAAAGTGGGCAATTGTGCAAGGAGAAGTTGTTCGTGTTTCTTCTCCGCGAGGATGGATCGAAGTACCAGCACGGATAGGGGATGTTGTTCAGCAGGGATTAGTGTTTGTGCCTTTTCATTTTGGCAGCTGGGAGAAAAAAGAAGCTGCGAACGAATTAACAGCTGATTTTACAGATCCGCTCTCTAAGCAACCAACTTTCAAACAAGCTGCCTGTAGAGTAGAGAAAATTCGGAGAGAGCATCAAGTTGATTCAGGAGAGTCGCTTGAATACATTGCAGAACAATACGGTTTGTCAGTAGAAGATTTGAAAAGAGCCAATCAGCTAACTACTCCTTATGATATCCAAATGGGAGAGTCGCTTGAGATTCCACTATCCGTTATCAATACACCGCTTCCTCCATACATGCCTTACCGGAAAAAAGTATAA
- a CDS encoding acetolactate synthase large subunit — protein MKVAELFVKCLENEGIEYIFGVPGEENLDIMDALLDSHIEFIVTRHETSAAFMAGTYGRLTGKPGVCLSTLGPGATNLLTGVANANMDHCPLVAITGQADLSRQHKESHQYYDLVSVFKPVTKWNTQVKAGEIVPEVVRKAFRVATQEKSGATHIDLPEDIAAMEVSAFPLNLMDHTLSEASERVIQDAVSLIEKSKRPLILAGNGIARGHAANSLRSFVNKTSIPVVHTFMGKGALPWNDDLSLLTAGLVGKDYITCGFTKADLIIAIGFDMAEYPPENWNPKGSVPILHIDTQEAETDAHYPVKLNVIGNIDENLKELGTAISSTRRNHEWVADVRQNALAELAEYKDSESFPVKPQKIISDVRSVLGEEDILVSDVGAHKMWIARMYHTYQPNTCLISNGLASMGVSIPGAIAAKMVRPERNVVAVCGDGSFQMSSAELETAKRLNLPIVILLWRDGGYGLIEWKQLSRFNRSSNIKFGNPDFIQLAKSYGFEAIEITSAGQLKPAIEQAISLHKPVLIDCPVDYSENMKLTEKLGDILC, from the coding sequence ATGAAAGTTGCTGAGTTATTTGTCAAATGTCTTGAAAATGAAGGGATAGAATATATTTTTGGAGTGCCAGGTGAAGAAAACCTTGATATTATGGATGCTTTGCTTGACTCACATATTGAATTTATCGTTACGAGGCATGAAACAAGTGCAGCATTTATGGCGGGGACGTATGGAAGGCTCACCGGCAAGCCTGGTGTCTGTTTATCCACATTAGGCCCGGGAGCAACCAATTTATTAACAGGTGTAGCTAATGCCAATATGGATCATTGTCCATTGGTTGCCATTACCGGCCAGGCAGATTTGAGTCGCCAGCATAAAGAGTCCCACCAATACTACGATTTAGTTTCTGTATTCAAGCCTGTTACCAAGTGGAACACTCAGGTCAAAGCAGGAGAAATTGTTCCGGAGGTAGTCAGGAAAGCATTCAGAGTTGCCACTCAAGAGAAATCAGGAGCTACACATATCGATCTTCCTGAAGATATTGCCGCTATGGAGGTCAGCGCATTCCCATTAAATTTAATGGATCATACTTTGTCAGAAGCCAGTGAACGGGTGATCCAGGATGCAGTTAGTTTAATAGAAAAATCAAAGCGTCCGCTTATTTTAGCCGGAAATGGAATTGCAAGAGGACATGCGGCAAACAGTCTGCGTTCATTTGTGAACAAAACATCTATTCCGGTCGTCCATACATTTATGGGAAAAGGGGCCTTGCCCTGGAACGATGATTTAAGCTTGCTGACAGCCGGATTAGTTGGGAAGGATTACATTACATGCGGCTTTACAAAAGCCGATCTAATCATTGCGATAGGCTTTGATATGGCTGAATATCCGCCGGAGAATTGGAATCCTAAAGGATCAGTGCCTATTTTGCATATTGATACCCAGGAGGCAGAAACAGATGCTCATTATCCTGTCAAATTGAATGTAATCGGAAACATTGATGAAAATTTAAAAGAACTAGGCACTGCTATCTCTTCTACAAGAAGAAACCATGAGTGGGTTGCAGATGTGCGCCAAAATGCATTGGCAGAGTTGGCAGAATATAAGGACAGCGAAAGCTTTCCAGTAAAGCCGCAAAAGATTATTTCAGATGTCCGTTCTGTTTTGGGAGAAGAGGACATTCTTGTTTCTGATGTTGGAGCACATAAAATGTGGATAGCGAGAATGTATCATACGTACCAGCCGAATACTTGCTTGATTTCAAATGGACTAGCCTCTATGGGCGTCTCTATTCCCGGGGCAATCGCTGCCAAAATGGTGCGTCCTGAGCGAAATGTTGTCGCTGTATGCGGAGACGGTTCCTTTCAGATGTCAAGCGCTGAATTAGAAACGGCAAAGAGATTAAATCTGCCTATTGTTATTTTGCTTTGGAGAGACGGAGGATACGGATTAATAGAGTGGAAGCAGCTTAGCAGATTTAACCGGTCATCCAATATTAAATTTGGCAATCCGGACTTTATTCAACTGGCTAAATCTTATGGGTTTGAAGCGATAGAAATAACGAGTGCAGGACAGCTTAAACCAGCTATCGAACAGGCGATTTCTCTTCATAAGCCAGTGCTGATCGATTGTCCAGTAGATTACAGTGAGAATATGAAGTTAACAGAAAAACTAGGAGATATTCTTTGCTAA
- a CDS encoding YuiB family protein: MHVAVLLVSVLLFFVLFFGIGFLLNMLLRMTWIMAILYPLVTIAIVDGISTFDYIFNASEAFSTLGTRAVSLKLPDIIILGSGFIGALTSGVTMRVLRQKGYQMF, from the coding sequence ATGCATGTAGCCGTTTTACTCGTTTCGGTTTTACTGTTTTTCGTGCTTTTTTTCGGTATTGGCTTTTTACTCAATATGCTCCTTCGAATGACTTGGATCATGGCGATTCTTTATCCGCTCGTAACGATTGCCATTGTGGATGGAATCAGTACATTTGACTATATCTTTAATGCGAGTGAAGCATTCAGTACTTTAGGAACAAGAGCAGTTTCTTTAAAACTGCCAGACATCATCATTTTAGGGAGCGGCTTTATCGGTGCACTGACATCGGGCGTAACAATGAGAGTTTTAAGGCAAAAAGGATATCAAATGTTTTAA
- a CDS encoding YuiA family protein, which produces MSVQTKTETCSYCGGQGYFQLLLGGSETCPSCKGKQQPKTK; this is translated from the coding sequence ATGTCAGTCCAAACAAAAACAGAAACATGCAGCTACTGTGGAGGCCAGGGCTATTTCCAACTACTGCTAGGCGGTTCAGAAACATGCCCAAGTTGCAAAGGAAAGCAGCAGCCAAAAACAAAATAA
- a CDS encoding NAD(P)/FAD-dependent oxidoreductase has protein sequence MRKPKIVVLGAGYGGLMTVTRLQKTLGQEEADIVLVNKNDYHYETTWLHEASAGTLHHDRVRYDVDSVINRSKVEFIRAEVEDIKTDEKKVILNTGEVDYDYLVFALGGESETFGIQGLKEYAFTISNVNAARQIREHIDYQFATYATEVEKQEERLAIVVGGAGFTGIEFLGELVNRVPELCREYDIDYAKVRIYCVEAAPMVLPGFDPELVQYAVALLEKKGVEFKIGTAIKEATPDGIKVAKGENEMEEIKAGTVIWAAGVRGNSVIEKAGIDNMRARVKVNPDLRAPGHENIFVLGDSSLIINEETNRPYPPTAQIAMQQGEVCARNLVKLVRGGEGELETFKPDIKGTVCSLGDDDAIGVVFGKKLTGTKASFMKKMIDNRALLMIGGPSLVLKKGKFNFI, from the coding sequence ATGAGAAAACCAAAAATTGTTGTTCTAGGTGCAGGTTATGGTGGATTGATGACGGTTACACGTCTTCAAAAAACTTTAGGACAAGAGGAAGCAGATATCGTTCTTGTAAATAAGAATGACTATCATTATGAAACAACTTGGCTGCATGAAGCATCTGCAGGCACGCTTCATCATGACCGTGTTCGTTATGATGTTGACAGTGTGATCAACCGCAGTAAAGTCGAATTTATTCGTGCAGAAGTAGAAGACATTAAAACAGATGAAAAGAAAGTCATCTTAAATACTGGTGAAGTGGATTATGATTACCTAGTATTTGCATTGGGTGGCGAGTCAGAAACATTTGGTATTCAAGGCTTGAAAGAATATGCTTTCACTATTTCTAATGTGAACGCAGCTCGTCAAATTCGTGAGCACATTGACTATCAATTTGCTACATATGCAACTGAAGTAGAGAAACAAGAAGAGCGCTTGGCAATCGTTGTTGGCGGCGCTGGATTCACTGGTATTGAGTTCCTTGGTGAGCTGGTAAACCGTGTACCAGAGCTTTGCCGTGAATATGACATTGACTATGCAAAAGTACGCATTTATTGTGTGGAAGCAGCGCCTATGGTTCTTCCTGGATTTGATCCTGAGCTTGTGCAATATGCCGTCGCTTTGCTTGAGAAAAAAGGTGTTGAATTTAAAATTGGTACAGCCATTAAAGAGGCTACACCGGATGGCATTAAAGTGGCTAAAGGCGAAAATGAGATGGAAGAGATCAAAGCTGGCACAGTTATCTGGGCGGCTGGTGTTCGTGGCAATAGCGTCATTGAAAAAGCAGGAATTGACAATATGCGTGCCCGCGTAAAAGTAAATCCTGACCTTCGTGCTCCAGGACATGAGAACATTTTTGTTCTGGGAGATTCTTCACTTATTATCAATGAAGAAACAAATCGTCCATACCCACCAACAGCTCAAATTGCGATGCAGCAAGGTGAAGTTTGTGCCCGCAACTTAGTGAAGCTTGTTAGAGGCGGAGAAGGCGAATTAGAAACGTTTAAACCAGATATTAAAGGAACAGTATGTTCTTTAGGTGATGACGATGCCATTGGTGTGGTGTTTGGTAAGAAATTAACAGGCACAAAAGCATCCTTTATGAAGAAAATGATCGACAACCGTGCTTTGCTCATGATTGGCGGCCCATCACTTGTACTGAAAAAAGGTAAATTTAACTTTATTTAA
- a CDS encoding SDR family oxidoreductase translates to MNVLVIGAGGLTGREIVKQLAQSNQHLVRAMIRKAEQTDEMENLGAKAILADLEQDFSFALNDVNAVIFAAGSGSSTGYDKTIAVDQEGAKKTIDFAKEKGIERFIMLSSMGTADPEEAPASLTPYLKAKKAADEHLIKSGLNFTIVRPGGLTSDPGTGMIDLSTRFSPLGGTIPREDVAQVLVEALTTKETERKVFEIISGYTPIKTALTRI, encoded by the coding sequence ATGAACGTACTCGTTATTGGTGCAGGAGGACTAACCGGTAGAGAGATCGTAAAGCAACTAGCCCAAAGCAACCAGCATCTTGTCCGGGCGATGATCCGCAAAGCTGAACAGACAGACGAAATGGAAAATCTAGGAGCAAAAGCCATTCTTGCTGATTTAGAACAGGACTTTAGCTTTGCTTTGAATGATGTAAATGCAGTTATCTTCGCAGCTGGTTCCGGCTCATCAACCGGTTATGATAAAACCATTGCCGTCGACCAGGAGGGGGCAAAGAAAACGATAGACTTTGCAAAAGAAAAAGGCATTGAGCGGTTTATTATGCTTAGCTCTATGGGAACAGCTGATCCCGAGGAAGCCCCTGCCTCCTTGACACCTTACTTGAAAGCTAAAAAGGCGGCTGATGAACATTTAATTAAAAGCGGATTAAACTTTACAATTGTGCGTCCTGGCGGGTTAACTAGTGACCCAGGAACCGGAATGATCGACCTGTCTACACGTTTTTCTCCGCTGGGCGGCACCATTCCCCGTGAAGATGTAGCTCAAGTATTAGTGGAAGCATTGACCACTAAAGAAACCGAAAGAAAAGTATTTGAGATTATTAGCGGCTATACCCCCATAAAAACAGCGTTGACAAGAATATGA